DNA sequence from the Prosthecobacter dejongeii genome:
TCGGAAGAGAATGGCTTTGCTTAGCGATACGAAATGAGTGGTGGGAGCGGCCTGCATCAGGTGCTGGACGATCTCAGGCATGCTTTCAGAGGGGGTGATGCCGCCTGAGAGCATTTCGAGGGGGATGAGGGTCATGATCATCAGGAGCCCGAACCGAGGCATGCTTCGAGCCACGGTAGCCATGTAGATGCCCATGGACGCGGTGGCGAAGAGGTGCAGAACCACGCCGACAAAAAAGAGAGCATGGGAACCCTGAACAGGCACTTCGAGCGCTCCCTGGATGACGAATTTGAGGGAAATAAACGAGGCGCACACGACGACCAGCACCATCGACCAGATCTTGGCGAACATGATCTCGCCAGGAGTCACGGGCATCACCAGCAGGTGCTCGACGGTGCCATGCTCGCGCTCGCGTATCAGCGCGGCTCCCGTGAGGATGATGGAGAGCATGGTGATGAGGTTGATCAGCTCGTTGAGGGCTCCGAACCAGGAGGGTGTCAGGTTTGGATTGAACCGGTTGCGCAGCGCGAGTGTGACCGGCGCGGTCTGCACAACCCGGTGCCTCTGCATGAACTCCATCACTTCGGTCTGAATGATCTGCTGGATGTAGCCACTGCCGGTGAAGGCCTGGCTCATGCGTGTGGCGTCCACGTTGAGCTGGATGGCAGGGGCGCGTCCGGCGAGCATGTCACGCTGAAAATCGGGAGGGATGTTGATGACGAAAGTCTGGTGACCGGCGTCGAGTTCAGTGTCCATCTGCGCAATGTCGAGGTCAGTCGTGGGGATGAAGCGCGGCGGATGAAAGGCGGAGATGATGCGGGAGGAGAGCTGGGATTTGTCCTCGTCAACGATGCCGATGGGGGCGTGGTGCAGTTGCTCGGGCATCGCCGTGGCGGCCACGTAGATCATGACCGTGAAGGTGAAGGCGATGAGCACCAGCATGACGGGATCGCGGGCAAGGCTCCACAGTTCCTTGATTCCAAGCCGGTAGATGTTGGCGGCGCGGCTCATGGCATGTTCCCCTGTTTTTTCACGGATGCGATGGCAAGCAGCATGACGACCATTGCCGCCAGGACCATCGGCAGGAAAGAGGGCTGCACGTCGGTGAAGGTGAGGGCCTTGCTGAACACGCCCCGGCTGATGATGAGGAAATGGGTGGCGGGATAGATGCGCCCGATGGCCGCCCCGGCTCCTTCCAGCGATGAGACCGGATTGATCAACCCGGCGTATTGAACCGTGGGGATCATCGTGCCGACCATCGTGATGAACATGGCGGCGATCTGGCTTCGGGTGAATGCGGAGGCCAGCAAACCAAGTCCGGTGGAAAACACGATGAAGATGAACGCTGCGGCGGCCAGTGTGGCAAAGCTGCCTTTGATCGGAACGTCAAACACGGTGACGGCCAGCAGAGACATGAGGAGGAAGTTCAGCATTCCCAGCAGCACATAAGGCATCTGTTTGCCAAGCAGAAACTCGCTCCGCGTGACTGGGGTGACATAGAGATTGACGATGGAGCCCAGCTCTTTTTCCCGCACCACGGACAGCGCGGCGAGCATGGCTGGTATCATCAACAGCAGCATGGGGATGACTGCCGGCACCATGGCGGGGAGGCTCCGCACATCCGGATTGTAGCGGAACCTCGTTTCGATGGCACATCCTGCGTTGGAGGAGTTTTGTCCGAGGCGCTGTCTTGCCACTTCGGCGAGCCAGCCTTGATGCATGCCCTGCACATAGCCGACGATGGTCTCCGCCCGCTGCGGCATGGAGCCGTCCACCCAGGCACCGATTTCCACCGATGCGCCGCGTTGCAAATCGCGGGCAAAACCGGGCGGGATCTCCAGAGCCAGCGCCAGCTCCCCGGAGCGCAGCCTGTTTTCCATGTCCGCCTGGCTGGTTATGGGGGGACGTTCGACAAAATAGCGCGAGCCGGAGAGGTTCAATGCATAGCTCTGGCTGAGGCCGGTCTGGTCAAGGTCCAGCACGGCGTAAGACAGGTCTTCCACGTCCATGCTGATGCCGTAGCCCATGATGAACATGAGGAGGATCGTCCCCAGAAGCGCCAGCGCCGCGCGGACAGGATCACGGCGAAGTTCCAGCCCCTCGCGCCATGAGTAGCTGACAGCCCGTTCCACACTGGCTCGGAGTGTTCCGCGGGGCTTTGCCGGGGAAACACATTCTTCCGCAGGAGCAGATGGGCCTGCCTGGCCTGCTGTTGGCGTGACGCGTTCCAGATGCTGGATGAACGCCGCTTCCAGGGAGTCCGTGCCCGAGTCCCGCACAAGTTCAAGTGGTGTGCCGCTCACGAGCACCTTTCCGCCGTGCATCAGCGAGATGCGGTCGCAGCGCTCTGCCTCGTTCATGAAATGGGTGGAGATGAAGATCGTCACCTTGTCCCGCCGCGACAGTTGGATCATCAGCCGCCAGAACTGATCACGCGCGACGGGGTCCACTCCAGAGGTTGGCTCGTCGAGGATCAGCAGCTCGGGCTTGTGAATCATTGCCACTGCGAGCGAGAGCCGCTGACGCATGCCCAGCGGCAGCGAGGGCGGCATGGCATCCATGACCTCTGTGAGGCCAAAGCGTGCTGCCATTTCGTCCACACGCGCAGGTAATTCCCGACCAGGCACGGCGAAGAGCCTGGCGTGAAGCTCCAGATTCTGCCGCACGTCCAGCTCGGTGTAGAGTGAGAACGATTGGGACATGTAACCCACGCGCCTTCTTGCGTCCATATGGCGGGTGTCCACCTCTTTGCCGAACAACCAGGCCTTGCCCTCGCTTGCAGGCAGCAGTCCGGTAAGCATTTTCATCGTTGTCGTCTTGCCGCAGCCGTTTGAGCCCAGGAAGCCGAAGATCTCCCCGCGCCGGATGCGGAAATCCACATGGTCCACAGCCGTGAACTCGCC
Encoded proteins:
- a CDS encoding ABC transporter permease, coding for MSRAANIYRLGIKELWSLARDPVMLVLIAFTFTVMIYVAATAMPEQLHHAPIGIVDEDKSQLSSRIISAFHPPRFIPTTDLDIAQMDTELDAGHQTFVINIPPDFQRDMLAGRAPAIQLNVDATRMSQAFTGSGYIQQIIQTEVMEFMQRHRVVQTAPVTLALRNRFNPNLTPSWFGALNELINLITMLSIILTGAALIREREHGTVEHLLVMPVTPGEIMFAKIWSMVLVVVCASFISLKFVIQGALEVPVQGSHALFFVGVVLHLFATASMGIYMATVARSMPRFGLLMIMTLIPLEMLSGGITPSESMPEIVQHLMQAAPTTHFVSLSKAILFRGAGIEVVWQSLMALLLIGIVLYILALGRFRKTINTME
- the rbbA gene encoding ribosome-associated ATPase/putative transporter RbbA; this translates as MKVESPVATLRSVSLNYGRKLALNAVDLDIPSGRMVGLIGPDGVGKSSLLSLIAGAQTVRGGQVTVLGGEMTDAGHRHRICPRIAYMPQGLGKNLYASLSIEENLQFFARLFGHGKDERRRRIDELTGRTGLKPFLDRPVRKLSGGMKQKLGICCALIHDPELLILDEPTTGVDPLSRRQFWDLIASFRHESPGMSVIVATAYMEEAEGFDWLVAMDDGRILAEGPPEELHHRTGTASLEETFIALLPEAKKRLHQPVTLTPLVEPDHEEIAIESKGLTCRFGEFTAVDHVDFRIRRGEIFGFLGSNGCGKTTTMKMLTGLLPASEGKAWLFGKEVDTRHMDARRRVGYMSQSFSLYTELDVRQNLELHARLFAVPGRELPARVDEMAARFGLTEVMDAMPPSLPLGMRQRLSLAVAMIHKPELLILDEPTSGVDPVARDQFWRLMIQLSRRDKVTIFISTHFMNEAERCDRISLMHGGKVLVSGTPLELVRDSGTDSLEAAFIQHLERVTPTAGQAGPSAPAEECVSPAKPRGTLRASVERAVSYSWREGLELRRDPVRAALALLGTILLMFIMGYGISMDVEDLSYAVLDLDQTGLSQSYALNLSGSRYFVERPPITSQADMENRLRSGELALALEIPPGFARDLQRGASVEIGAWVDGSMPQRAETIVGYVQGMHQGWLAEVARQRLGQNSSNAGCAIETRFRYNPDVRSLPAMVPAVIPMLLLMIPAMLAALSVVREKELGSIVNLYVTPVTRSEFLLGKQMPYVLLGMLNFLLMSLLAVTVFDVPIKGSFATLAAAAFIFIVFSTGLGLLASAFTRSQIAAMFITMVGTMIPTVQYAGLINPVSSLEGAGAAIGRIYPATHFLIISRGVFSKALTFTDVQPSFLPMVLAAMVVMLLAIASVKKQGNMP